Genomic DNA from Candidatus Kaiserbacteria bacterium:
AGTTTGTAAGAATGTTTCGAAGACTTGAGCATGCCCTCAAAGAAGAGGCTATTGAAAAAATTGAACTGTTTACAGAAGATCCTACACATTCGCAACTCAAGGCACATAAGCTCAAAGGAAAATTAAAGAACCGATACAGCTTCTCAGTGAACTACCAGATTCGAATTATTTATACGCCTATTTCAAAAAACGAGGTCGCGCTTCTTGCAATCGGTGATCACGATGTATATAAATAGTGAACAGTAGGGTGGGG
This window encodes:
- a CDS encoding type II toxin-antitoxin system mRNA interferase toxin, RelE/StbE family, coding for MNIAYTPQFVRMFRRLEHALKEEAIEKIELFTEDPTHSQLKAHKLKGKLKNRYSFSVNYQIRIIYTPISKNEVALLAIGDHDVYK